The genomic interval caacataatgaaagggatagcaataggtttagacgtgccattttagtttagtttagagattgtgtacaacagaattagccgcaATGgcacctaattttagagtattcgcaccctcttcttactattgtgatatgaaaaggacggaagcagtttgacatttctaaatttaatttttagatggtaaaacccgtgtttTTAGCACgcatactgtttaaatttgtattgtgcactaaaatttagagtctttaaatgtgaaagtcatgttccgttccttttttagcattagtaaaaagaaaaggatgcagatactctaaatttagtttagagagagactagagaatcggagTATCTACCTTAGAATAAGGAAATAGAGATTGCGAACCCGCCAACCTGATATGGGCCGAGTTGTGCGAGAGCCTCGCGATACttgctctttttaaccgacttcaaaaaagtaggaggttctcaattcgtcagaatcttttttttatctgGTATTTTAAAGGGCTTTTATAGAAGACCGATAAACCAGCTCAATCGTCAAAATTAAACTAAACAAACTATACTTAGAAACAATaccaatttgagagaatcactaacaaagtATACTTGCTCTTGGCACGTATCTATTAGATGGACAGATGCGTTATCGATAGACCGTCATTTCTCCACCACAAGTTGTTAAGGTCGATAGCGACGCTAAACCAGGAACCAGCGAAATAACAACCGAAACCACCAACACCAACCAAAACAATGAAAACCTAATGTTGCAATATTAACTATACGGTTTGAAGTTTCCTCAACGCTAACAAAATAAGTACGTTATTGTTGTACACACACCGCGACCGGCGCGGCGCCACCAGCGCGCGGCGCGGAACATGAGAGTATGGCGCATTCCCGTATGTAGTGTACGTAGCTGTTCGCAGTACCGTGCGCGTGCGCCTGACCCCGCGCACAACGCGCCGCGAGCACGAACCGGCGCGCAGCACGCGCGGCCTTGCGCCCACTGCCAAGGCCGCGGGTCCGGCGCCGGACAAAGAACCTAACGGTGTTAGCTTGGCGCGGACGAGGAAGTGTGTTTGTCACTAACTATGGTATGCTCAGGGTTCGTTCGGAGCTACGTCGGCACTGTACCACGTGTGCAGTTCCGACGTAGGGCTGTGTCGCGTGCGAGCTCGTGTGTCTGTGGCAGTCGAGGCGGAGCTGTTCACGGAGGGGCGCGAGTGCGTCAACTGCGGCGCCATCCACACGCCGCTGTGGCGCCGCGACGGCACCGGCCACTACCTGTGCAACGCGTGCGGCCTCTACAACAAAATGAACGGCATGAACCGCCCGCTCAAGCAGCCGCGGCGGCTGGTACGTCAGCGCCACGCCGCGCACGCCCCGCCCGCGCCCGACGTACGCACCGCTCGCTCTACCCTCGCCCCCCGCCCCCCGCCCCTCGCCCGCACCCGCACCCGCACCCCCGCCCGCGAGACATCCGCGCCCGAGCGACCCTCGCTGACAGTCGGTTGTGTGTTGCAGTGGCCGCGGAGGGGGCCCCGCCGGGCGCGGATTTCTACAAGGGCTTCCTGTATAACGGCGTCGCCGCGCACGCGCACcacgcgcccgcgcccgcgctcgGCGCCCACGCCGCGCACCACGCGAGCCCCGACTACGCCAAGCAGAAAAAAGGGGTATGTCGCCCCCCTAGCCCGCCCTGTCGGCTCTCAGTACACCGCCGCCCACTGTGCTCCAGCGTCTGCAACTGCTCCAATAGTGGACAAGACGTGTTCGTACAAAATCTTGTGCGTGCTCTCGGAGCGTCCTCGTTGAGACGAGGAGTTATTGGAGTACTTCCAGATGCGTGTGATAGATTCGATGTGGACACGTTCGTTACTTGAGAGCCCACAGTCGGGCCCGCAGCGCCGCGCCCCGCCGTTCCCGCCGCCTTGCTCCTGTGCCGGTTCCTCCATCAACTCCAGCCATCAACTATGTCGTACCACTGACGCACATCGCTTCTGCTGAACCACCCCATACTAACCCTTCACACAACTCACCTCGCCCTCCATCACTTCAGTGTTCCGTTGAGAGATCTGCGGATATGCCGCATAGTTTCAACTTCTGCAACTTGCTCGCGTCTCCAGCCTGGTTGGCAGTCGTTCGTCCACACGTTGGAACACATTTCACGGCGTGATGGCATATCTGTAGatctttcatttaatttcaagtACCATTAAAAATTTCCCGTCAAGTAATCTTCTACTTAAGAAGCTGTCTCCCTCGATGGTATCTTCATATCATTGTAAGCTTGTCCGCTTGCCGCCCGCGCCCTGCAGCGTGGCCGCGTGTAACGTGTCGTGTCTGCAGCAGATGGGCGCGAAGCGGCCGGGCGTGCTGTGCAGCAACTGCCAGACGGGCACCACGTCGCTGTGGCGCCGCAACGCGCAGGGCGAGAACGTGTGCAACGCGTGCGGCCTCTACTACAAGCTGCACGGCATCAACCGCCCGCTCGCCATGAAGAAGGACGCGATACAGGTGAGGGCCCGCACTGTGCGACAGGTCGGGCGTGCTGTGCAGCAACTGCCAGACGGGCACCACGTCGCTGTGGCGCCGCAACGCGCAGGGCGAGAACGTGTGCAACGCGTGCGGCCTCTACTACAAGCTGCACGGCATCAACCGCCCGCTCGCCATGAAGAAGGACGCGATACAGGTGAGGGCCCGCACTGTGCGACAGGTCGGGCGTGCTGTGCAGCAACTGCCAGACGGGCACCACGTCGCTGTGGCGCCGCAACGCGCAGGGCGAGAACGTGTGCAACGCGTGCGGCCTCTACTACAAGCTGCACGGCATCAACCGCCCGCTCGCCATGAAGAAGGACGCGATACAGGTGAGGGCCCGCACTGTGCGACAGGTCGGGCGTGCTGTGCAGCAACTGCCAGACGGGCACCACGTCGCTGTGGCGCCGCAACGCGCAGGGCGAGAACGTGTGCAACGCGTGCGGCCTCTACTACAAGCTGCACGGCATCAACCGCCCGCTCGCCATGAAGAAGGACGCGATACAGGTGAGGGCCCGCACTGTGCGACAGGTCGGGCGTGCTGTGCAGCAACTGCCAGACGGGCACCACGTCGCTGTGGCGCCGCAACGCGCAGGGCGAGAACGTGTGCAACGCGTGCGGCCTCTACTACAAGCTGCACGGCATCAACCGCCCGCTCGCCATGAAGAAGGACGCGATACAGGTGAGGGCCCGCACTGTGCGACAGGTCGGGCGTGCTGTGCAGCAACTGCCAGACGGGCACCACGTCGCTGTGGCGCCGCAACGCGCAGGGCGAGAACGTGTGCAACGCGTGCGGCCTCTACTACAAGCTGCACGGCATCAACCGCCCGCTCGCCATGAAGAAGGACGCGATACAGGTGAGGGCCCGCACTGTGCGACAGGTCGGGCGTGCTGTGCAGCAACTGCCAGACGGGCACCACGTCGCTGTGGCGCCGCAACGCGCAGGGGCGAGAACGTGTGCAACGCGTGCGGCCTCTACTACAAGCTGCACGGCATCAACCGCCCGCTCGCCATGAAGAAGGACGCGATACAGGTGAGGGCCCGCACTGTGCGACAGGTCGGGCGTGCTGTGCAGCAACTGCCAGACGGGCACCACGTCGCTGTGGCGCCGCAACGCGCAGGGCGAGAACGTGTGCAACGCGTGCGGCCTCTACTACAAGCTGCACGGCATCAACCGCCCGCTCGCCATGAAGAAGGACGCGATACAGGTGAGGGCCCGCACTGTGCGACAGGTCGGGCGTGCTGTGCAGCAACTGCCAGACGGGCACCACGTCGCTGTGGCGCCGCAACGCGCAGGGCGAGAACGTGTGCAACGCGTGCGGCCTCTACTACAAGCTGCACGGCATCAACCGCCCGCTCGCCATGAAGAAGGACGCGATACAGGTGAGGGCCCGCACTGTGCGACAGGTCGGGCGTGCTGTGCAGCAACTGCCAGACGCAACGCGCCAGGACGCCACTCAGCCTAGTCTGTTCTATCGCTCTCGAAGGACGTCCTGAACGAAGTGAGTCTACGAGGCCGATTGAACTAAGGTGATAGATGGCCAGCGAAGCGAGCTGCCGAATGGAAGAATGGACGTTGACTCGAGACGCACCGTGGCGCAGCggcatcgtcaaggtctgcCCTCTGCAGCTGGACGTGGTTGAAATACTAAAAGCACGTCGCCCTTAGCTACGAAGCCTGgggcaaccctccacctcccgcGGCCCCACCGACCTCTCGGTTACATGGGTCGAATcacgggagggcgcccgttcggtactcgCTCTTGGCGCTTTTCCGGGGCGttttcttgactccctacaaattgtTTATATCTCACTCTCCCCCGTCGCCGGCACAGCTGAGCTCCTCGCTAGgagccggcctggcacctgtgcGGTCCGAGCTGTTTCGCCTCTTATGGCAATGGTGCGCGAAGATTCGGTTCTTCATATCTAATTCGGCCCGTTAGGAAATGGAAGGCCTTCCAGGTTCAGTATCTTCTAGGTTCATGCTGCACCAGCACTCACCTGCCGGTTGGATAAGCGTCCATACGACTCGTACTCGGCAGATTTCACGAATAAtctggtgatgatgatgatgatgatggaactTGTCACGGATTTCACTGATTCTGACTCGATGCCAAGTTATACATTCTGAATTTCCGCTTACATTCGATATTACATAGATATGTAGTTTTGTTTGATAGTATTTAATGTAAACGATTGCTGCATTTCAGACAAGAAAGCGGAAACCCAAGAACGCAACGAACTTGAAGAATAAAGTGAACAACATCAAAATGGAATGTAAGTATTGTATTTACCTAGATATGTACATTAAAGCGATACAATTGATTTACTAAAAGCGAGGgaagatattattttaaagggTAGAATTTTGTTGATCTGATAGGTTACCTCATATAccatttaggtacatttttaaacaaaatgggGCTTGAAATGATTGAAATCAGAGATGGCGCGCGACCGATCGTCGCGCGTCGACATAACTACTTGGTGACATGTAACTATTGTCCGGCTGTATCGCACTATTGACTTTTCACACTGAAAATATGCACACGTTAATCCATTCTATAAGTGACATTTTCCATCCCCAGTGGAGTCCGTGAAGGCGAACACGTCGGCGGTGCGCTCGCCGCTCACGTTCGGCTACTACGTGCAGCAGCACtcgcagcagcagcagcagcagcagcagcagcagcagcagcaacagcaacagcagcagcagcagctgTCGGTGAAGCTGGAGGAGCCGCCGCCGGCGCACGCGCACCAGCTGTCGCACAGCCAGCCCTACTACGCGGAGGAGTACAGGCGCGCGGAGCCCGCCGAGCGCCTGGAGCGGCCCACCGTCGTGTCGCTGGGCAGCTGAGCGCGCCCGTCGCGCCCTCCACCCACCACGAGAATCTCACTTGTGTAAGCTTAGGTAATGAGAGCGGCCGAGCGCCGCGAGTGGCCGCGTAGTGCTAGTTGACCAAATGGCCCCCGCCCGCCCCGATGCCCGCCCACGGGTAGTCGCACCTTAggatattatgtttaaaataatatgacagATTTTATGAGTACAAGCATTTATAGATAAATATTTACGAGTAGTTGGAGGCCGGTCGCCTCCCTCCCGGAGGACTGAGGAGGAACCAAGCGGCAGTGACCCGATGCAGCGCTGTAGTGTATGTGCGCGACTCTAACCAACGCGCTCCTGGAGCTCCTGGAGCTGGAGCCTCGGTACCGATCGAAGCAGACCAATCACATTCCAATTAGATGACGTCAAAATATGAACACGTCAACTTTTGAAAATCCGATTGATCGAGTGAACACATCTCCCAGACACGACACGCCACTTGTTCGTTGACGCCATGTAACATGTAACATGTAACATGTAACATGTAACATGTAACACGTAACACGTTTCTGTTTCACTGATTctacaaataaataatcaaatacATATTTCAGTACGATGGcgtcgattctgttgtctttctctaaactaaatttagagtatctgcatatttttcttttaaatattgttaaatGCTAAAAATGGacagaaaatgaattttaaattaaatattctaaATAGTGCTactctaaaaattaaaacaacagaCTCACGACTGGCActtaaagtcacgaggtttgacaactctaaattaaatttgtctgtccttttctaatTACATTGGcaagaaaaagatgcgaatactataaaattaagTTGCCGTCAAACTCAGTACCAACAACCGCTACAGTAGTAACGGCGATCTATCGGGTCGCTGGTTGCTGGTCGCTGGTCGCTGGTCGCTGGTCGCTGGTCGCTGGTCGCTGGTCGCTGGTCGCCGGGCGTGCGAGACGCGCGGTTCTGTTACCAAATAATTTTATACTTATGTTTAATGCTATAAGACTGTGCCCTGGCATTCCACGTGTCGCCTTCCTATATAGATACACGTAGATATATCGCGTTAGTACCTACAGTAGTTCGTAGAGGATCCGCGGAGGTATTCCGTAGAACATAAGTATTTGTGTGTTTTGTTACGTTTTGTCGACTCCATGACTTCCAAATACATTCCACAAATTTAGTGTAAATGTAAGACTACACTAGGACGTTAAATATATGacaaattttattgtaatgacataattaatgtaattaatcGATACCTAGAACCATGACTCCTCCGACTGTAGAAGGACGGCAGGACTCGCTTCGCTTCGAGTCCACGCGTCGCTCCATACCGGTTTAGTTAACTTTGGATATTCAGTGAAGATTGAATATTCGAACGCAGATGGATAAAATTCTCACCTTAGAATATTTGAGCGattaacggccgaaattaataagctATCCATCCACGATCTGCTCTACTAGAGATACAAGTTCGGCATAAACTCTTACAAGTTACCACAAATCTCTATGCTTAGTAGGGCAAATCATGGATAGATagcttattaatttcggccgtaagtAGACAGTGGACCTGTGTTGTCGCGCTCCGAGCTCTGCGGGACGCCATACAGCGGCAGGTTGAAGCAGTCGTGACGACCGGTTCAGGAGCAGTCGACTGTGACTGCTCGAAACTGCCCGTGTAGAGCCTGCATCAGTCAGATAGCCCTACTTCATAATGACCTAGCACTGTAACTTTCTACGACGAATCTAGTAAGAACAGCCTAAGCACGATCAGTACGACAACGCGGCTTGCTTATCGAAaaattattgcaaaaaaaaaatgcgaCAGAGATGTGCCGACTGCCGGCATGATTGTGCTTGGGCTACAGTTATTTTCTATTGGTGCGATTATGGCGCCCCTGCAAATGGCGGCGATCCCCCAGGTCACGTTGTGTTGTAGGTCTCAGGCACATCGAAAGCCTTCGCCTCAGGGCTCGTTATACCCACAAACTATGtctacaagtcccgcaaattgctattggaatcatgtctcagtaacatcgaaatgacgtcatttgacgtatatttaagtaaaaaatatatactatcagctcgaaacttagtctagtgcattagcaatttgcgggacttataccgctTGCAAAGGACCTGTCTAGTATCGATGTTAGAGACAATTCATTTATCGATGTTACAAACTATGTAATGTTCAATGTCGCAATCATGTTATAACTGacttgatgatttttttaaatttaaattgttatcaaattgtttgtttgtttaagtgTGCTTATCATAGatcaatgaaataataaattttatataataataaactttaGAGCTGTCGGTGTCAATTACTTATAGACATCGAAGTTATCTCGTACGTTAGCGGTAACAAGGCCTTgcataatattaacattaaataaaaattaaatgaagtACAACAATATACGCTGCTTACTCAATACGTTGCGCTAAACTCGCGAGATTTCGCTCCATCAGTCAGTCGGCTCTAAAGGGcatccgagacggtcaagcgacttgacgtcaagcactTAGTTTgttcaagcatcaagcaaactgtATGGTCACCATGGTGGACCGTCTTGGCAGCCCTTAACACTTCTCGATGTGAGTGGGAGCTCAACAAACGAGTAGatctttacttttttttaatacaataaaacttaaagctagccttatctaattactatatagtAGATCTTATATATAGTAGATCTTACATCTCACGTGCAATGTTGATAGAACTCAGCGTCAAGCGTTAAAATGTACGTgtagtaaaatggaccttaaccaccttgttttaaagctcaagttcatccgtacatctacagccagcgctctgAGCGGAAACTGCGAAATTAAATCGATGGTACTGAGCTAATCGTGGGACTtttctttaggtccattttactctgacgtcaTTGTATTTTGAAGCTCGAATTGTACTAACGTATCGTTATCGTAACGTCCTATTCTCGTACTAAGCACacacaataaattaattatgaatAAGGAAGTAACATTTCGGTCGAtgtaatgataaattaaattctaTTCCTGAATAATTGTAGTTTCAGACCCATTCGGAGTTCTTAGTCATACTTTATATTTCGTTTTCATATTTGTCGTGTACAATAACCAATGTCTAACCCTTCCTTTGGAGTTAGATGTCGGTCTGTCTGCACTCTGCAGAGGCTACGATACAAAGATCTGATTCATTAGATACCTCTCTATGTTTAAGCCGAATTATCGAATTAAGCTCACTTGTACAATGTTATCGAAATTTAAATTATTCAACGATAATGTAGTCGGATGTGGATAGAGAatacaaatatatgtaatattttataaagttaaatattaaagttataTTAGGTAAATGTCTACAAACGAGTTATAAAGTGAATATTTTGTAAAGAGCGCGTCGTTTCGTTACGCGCCCTAGCACTATCAGTGCGACGACGTTTTCTCGCAGCTTTTTATCAATTGACATTCTGCGCAGACGACGGACTAAAATGGGACAGAGAACTGGCTCTCGCAACGCACACGACAGGCTAAAAGTACGGCGAAACACCGTAGTAAAAGATGAAGGAGTTTTGTCCTCCGCACGCAATAGTTCTCGTCTGCACAGGCTCTAAGCGTTAGACGATACACAAGTCGCAGTGGTTGTGCTTGGACGGACGATAGTTATTTATGTTAGCTGCGGCTGCGCGCTTCGCTCGCGGGCTGCGCGGCCGCAACcgttatattttatgtaaatatagtATAAGAAAGAAGTACACTTTTAATAAAtgagcatattattataattactggTGTGTCGTTTGATTTAACGATGTCATTATGtcactatacctacatatttgcaACTCCCTCTGGCGGCCGCCACTCGAGGCTCCCACTTGTATTGTTATTGGCTGTGTATAGCGTATGCTCTGTTATTGACGTATGTGTATGGCGTATGCTCTGTGATTGACGTATGTGTATGGCGTATGCTCTGTTATTGACGTATGTGTATGGCGTATGCTCTGTTATTGACGTATGTGTATAGCGTATGCTCTGTTATTGACGTATGTGTATGGCGTATGCTCTGTTATTGACGTATGTGTATGGCGTATGCTC from Maniola hyperantus chromosome 4, iAphHyp1.2, whole genome shotgun sequence carries:
- the LOC138402239 gene encoding LOW QUALITY PROTEIN: uncharacterized protein (The sequence of the model RefSeq protein was modified relative to this genomic sequence to represent the inferred CDS: deleted 4 bases in 4 codons) codes for the protein MKKDAIQVRARTVRQVGRAVQQLPDGHHVAVAPQRAGRERPALCDRSGVLCSNCQTGTTSLWRRNAQGENVCNACGLYYKLHGINRPLAMKKDAIQVRARTCDRSGVLCSNCQTGTTSLWRRNRRGENVCNACGLYYKLHGINRPLAMKKDAIQVRPALCDRSGVLCSNCQTGTTSLWRRNAQGENVCNACGLYYKLHGINRPLAMKKDAIQVRARLCDRSGVLCSNCQTGTTSLWRRNAQGENVCNACGLYYKLHGINRPLAMKKDAIQTRKRKPKNATNLKNKVNNIKMELESVKANTSAVRSPLTFGYYVQQHSQQQQQQQQQQQQQQQQQQQQLSVKLEEPPPAHAHQLSHSQPYYAEEYRRAEPAERLERPTVVSLGS